The Acinetobacter sp. 10FS3-1 DNA segment CGATTAAAATCTTACGTCTGGTATCGTCCTTTCTTGCCTGTTCTTTCTCTTTGGCTCGTTCTCTTGCCAGTGCTGCCTGTCTTTGAGCTTTAAGCTGTTTCAGCTTTTCTTCCTGGGCTTTAATTTTGCTGTCTAATGTTTCAGTAACACTCATTAATCCAATACCATCATCCTGGGAAACCATCCCTAACATAAGCGCACTTGAATCTGCATTCAAGGTGCTATATGTATAGTAATGTTTTCCTCGAAGAGCGCACTTATGCAAACTTCGTTTGCAAGTACGATTGGGGTCTCCCCAATACCCCGACAACCGTATTCACGGTTGTATTTCACTACGTGAAAATTTAAAAGCGAAAAATAGACATGGCGATTTACCACTTTTCAGTCAAAACCGTAGCACGATCAGCAGGGCGTTCCGCCACTGCTGCAATCGCTTATCGGGCCGGTGAAAAGATCTATTGCGAACGTGAAGGCCGGGAACATGATTACAGCCGAAAAACTGGCGTGGAATATAAAGAGATTTATTTACCCAAAGACGCACCAGAGCATTTAAAAAACCGGGAAAGACTCTGGAATGAAGTAGAACAGCGAGAAACACGAAAAAACTCGACAGTTGCCCGGGAATTTGAAATCGCTTTTCCAAGTGAATTAAATCAGGAACAACGCCTGGCCATGCTCGAAGAACTATGCGCCAGTATCGTGGACAGACATCAGGTGGCTGTCGATGCCTGTATCCATGCCCCGCATACTGGATCCGGCAGCGATGAACGCAATTATCACGCCCATATCCTGATGAGCACACGCAAGCTCACTCCCGAAGGTTTTACCGAGAAAACCCGGGAACTGGATCAGAAACACAGTGGAGAAATCGAACACTGGCGGAAACACTTTGCCGATATCTGCAATATGCACCTGGACATGGCCGGATACACCGCCCGAGTCGACCACCGCAGCTACAAAGACCAGGAGAATGGTCTGGAAGCCACCCTGCACGAAGGGCCGAAAGTCACCGAACTGCGCCGAAAAGGGATTGAGACCGAAATCAGCCGTAGTAATGATGAAATCAAACAGAGAAATCAGGCGCAGCTGCAATACGGCAAAAATATGGATCTGCTGATTGCTGAAAATGAGATCAAACTCAGCACACTGAAAACTGAACAGCAGCCCCAAATCAAAAATAGCGCTAAAACGTCACCAATTGACGAAAAAGCCCTATTTGAGGAAAAACAGAGGGAAACCCTTGGTAAAGTGCTAAATCGCGAAATCAGCGCAAAAGACGCGAATCTAGACCTGGATTTTATGCA contains these protein-coding regions:
- a CDS encoding mobilization protein; this encodes MSVTETLDSKIKAQEEKLKQLKAQRQAALARERAKEKEQARKDDTRRKILIGSCMLKITEDDEQARAKLIAQMDKYLTDERDRKLFDLPAVNY
- the mobQ gene encoding MobQ family relaxase, coding for MAIYHFSVKTVARSAGRSATAAIAYRAGEKIYCEREGREHDYSRKTGVEYKEIYLPKDAPEHLKNRERLWNEVEQRETRKNSTVAREFEIAFPSELNQEQRLAMLEELCASIVDRHQVAVDACIHAPHTGSGSDERNYHAHILMSTRKLTPEGFTEKTRELDQKHSGEIEHWRKHFADICNMHLDMAGYTARVDHRSYKDQENGLEATLHEGPKVTELRRKGIETEISRSNDEIKQRNQAQLQYGKNMDLLIAENEIKLSTLKTEQQPQIKNSAKTSPIDEKALFEEKQRETLGKVLNREISAKDANLDLDFMQRNLKQAEINLTKHHKHQNEFNQHLAQEIVKSGLKQSHDKLQSLVDQYNELTQNKPLLFGKKAWEAQRDEIYQEHKKLKGQHEHQKKHGVKDLLENKKFKEHAWKQYQQQHPAKAKQYQTLYPSYQVIKKCVDEIKAEQQMKLRQEQQLKAQQQAPKMKSRGMSR